A portion of the Corynebacterium heidelbergense genome contains these proteins:
- the epsC gene encoding serine O-acetyltransferase EpsC encodes MSILRTLREDLANARQHDPAARGDVENALVYSGLHAIWAYRLAHRLWTSGARGPARVLSQATRFLTGIEIHPGATIGRRFFIDHGMGVVIGETAEIGDDVMLYHGVTLGGSELVQRKRHPTIEDGVMVGAGAKVLGPITIGANSAIGANAVVTKDAPPNSILTGIPAKVRPRKPEQCKPLVDPVTYVDDMQNNI; translated from the coding sequence GTGAGCATCCTGCGAACCCTCCGCGAGGATTTGGCCAACGCCCGCCAGCACGACCCCGCCGCCCGGGGGGACGTGGAAAACGCGCTTGTCTATTCCGGGCTCCACGCTATCTGGGCCTATCGCCTAGCCCACCGCCTCTGGACTTCCGGGGCCAGGGGACCCGCCCGCGTACTCAGCCAAGCAACCCGGTTCCTGACCGGCATCGAGATTCACCCCGGCGCGACTATCGGCCGCCGCTTCTTCATCGACCACGGAATGGGAGTGGTGATCGGCGAGACCGCCGAGATCGGCGACGACGTCATGCTCTACCACGGCGTGACGCTGGGCGGCTCGGAACTAGTCCAGCGCAAACGCCACCCCACCATTGAAGACGGTGTGATGGTGGGCGCCGGGGCCAAGGTGCTCGGCCCCATCACCATCGGGGCCAACTCGGCCATCGGCGCTAATGCGGTGGTGACGAAGGACGCCCCGCCCAACTCCATCCTCACCGGCATTCCCGCCAAGGTGCGCCCCCGCAAACCGGAGCAATGCAAGCCCCTGGTGGACCCGGTCACCTACGTGGATGACATGCAGAACAACATCTAG
- the cysK gene encoding cysteine synthase A: MPKIYNNITELIGNTPLVKLNKLAEGTGATIAVKLESANPGNSVKDRIGQAIIDAAEQDGSLKPDGTLVEATSGNTGIALAMAGTARGYHVVLTMPDTMSNERRVMLRALGAELVLTPGAAGMQGAVDKANEIVESTDNAILARQFANPANPKVHYETTGPELWSDTDGDIDIFISGIGTGGTISGAGKYLKEQSADVEIVGVEPADSPLLTEGRFGPHKIQGIGTNFFPENLDKSVLDRVHDVPLQAALDTARDLAKSEGILAGISTGANVWAALEEAKKPENKGKLIVTVVCDFGERYVSTLLFEDLRD; encoded by the coding sequence ATGCCGAAGATTTACAACAACATCACCGAACTCATCGGAAACACTCCCCTGGTCAAGCTCAACAAGCTCGCAGAAGGCACCGGGGCGACTATCGCCGTCAAGCTGGAATCCGCGAACCCCGGTAACTCCGTCAAAGACCGCATCGGGCAGGCAATCATCGACGCGGCAGAACAGGATGGCTCGCTCAAGCCCGACGGCACTCTGGTGGAGGCAACCTCTGGCAACACCGGTATCGCCCTGGCGATGGCTGGCACCGCCCGGGGGTACCACGTTGTACTGACCATGCCGGACACAATGTCCAATGAGCGCCGCGTCATGCTCCGCGCGCTGGGAGCAGAGCTTGTCCTGACCCCGGGAGCCGCCGGAATGCAGGGTGCCGTGGACAAGGCCAACGAGATCGTGGAGAGCACCGACAACGCTATCCTGGCCCGCCAGTTCGCCAATCCCGCCAACCCAAAGGTCCACTACGAGACGACCGGGCCCGAGCTGTGGTCCGACACCGACGGGGACATCGACATCTTCATCAGCGGCATCGGCACCGGGGGCACCATCTCCGGCGCCGGGAAGTACCTCAAGGAGCAGTCCGCAGACGTGGAGATCGTCGGCGTGGAGCCCGCGGACTCCCCGCTGCTCACCGAGGGGCGCTTCGGGCCGCATAAGATCCAGGGCATCGGCACCAACTTCTTCCCGGAGAACCTGGACAAGTCCGTACTCGACCGAGTCCACGATGTTCCCCTCCAAGCAGCGCTAGATACCGCCCGGGACCTGGCCAAGAGCGAGGGCATCCTGGCCGGAATCTCTACCGGCGCCAACGTGTGGGCTGCCCTGGAGGAAGCCAAGAAGCCCGAGAACAAGGGCAAGCTCATTGTTACGGTGGTGTGCGACTTCGGTGAGCGCTACGTGTCCACCCTGCTGTTCGAGGACCTGCGCGACTAG
- the murA gene encoding UDP-N-acetylglucosamine 1-carboxyvinyltransferase: protein MKDSFLVTGGARLTGSVRVSGAKNSVLKLMSAAMLAEGTTILTNCPEIADVPYMADVLRGLGCRVELDRSVVRIHVPAQLESNADFDAVRQFRASVAVLGPLTARCLRAQVALPGGDAIGNRPLDMHQSGLEKLGATTRIEHGCVVAEAERLRGADIKLDFPSVGATENILTAAVLAEGVTVLDNAAREPEIVDLCQMLNQMGAQIEGAGSNTITVTGVDRLHPTEHEVVGDRIVAGTWAYAAAMTQGDITVGGIDPQHLHLVLEKLKLAGAHVETYPSGFRVVQSGYPTAVDYQTLPFPGFPTDLQPMAIALCVVSEGMSVITENIFESRFRFVDEMMRLGADASIDGHHVVIRGRRELSSAPVWSSDIRAGVGLVLAGLVTDGTTEVHDVYHIDRGYPGFVETMRQLGADIERKVGDEGR, encoded by the coding sequence GTGAAAGATAGCTTCCTCGTCACCGGCGGTGCCCGACTAACCGGCTCTGTACGGGTCAGTGGCGCCAAGAACAGCGTTCTCAAGCTCATGTCCGCCGCGATGCTGGCGGAGGGCACCACGATCCTCACCAACTGCCCAGAGATTGCCGACGTGCCTTATATGGCCGACGTGTTGCGCGGGCTGGGATGCCGGGTGGAACTGGATCGGAGCGTGGTTCGAATACACGTTCCTGCCCAACTCGAATCCAACGCGGACTTCGATGCGGTCCGCCAGTTTCGGGCATCGGTAGCCGTACTTGGGCCGCTCACAGCCCGCTGCCTGCGGGCTCAGGTCGCTCTCCCAGGCGGGGACGCCATCGGCAACCGGCCCCTCGACATGCACCAATCAGGTTTGGAAAAGCTGGGCGCGACGACGCGCATCGAGCACGGGTGCGTGGTGGCCGAGGCGGAACGCCTGCGCGGCGCGGACATCAAGCTGGATTTCCCGTCCGTGGGCGCAACGGAGAACATCCTCACCGCGGCGGTGCTCGCCGAGGGAGTTACCGTGCTGGACAACGCCGCCCGCGAGCCCGAGATCGTGGACCTGTGCCAGATGCTCAATCAGATGGGGGCCCAGATCGAGGGGGCCGGATCCAACACCATCACGGTTACCGGCGTGGATAGATTGCACCCGACGGAACACGAGGTGGTCGGGGACCGCATCGTCGCTGGCACATGGGCCTATGCTGCGGCAATGACACAGGGGGACATCACGGTAGGCGGAATTGACCCCCAGCATCTGCACTTGGTGCTGGAGAAGCTGAAGCTGGCCGGGGCCCACGTAGAGACGTACCCCTCCGGGTTCCGCGTGGTCCAGAGCGGCTACCCCACCGCGGTGGATTATCAGACCCTGCCTTTCCCTGGATTCCCCACGGATCTCCAACCCATGGCGATCGCGCTGTGCGTGGTCTCAGAGGGCATGTCCGTCATCACAGAGAACATCTTTGAGTCTCGCTTCCGGTTTGTCGACGAGATGATGCGGCTGGGGGCGGATGCCTCCATCGATGGCCACCATGTGGTGATCCGGGGGCGCCGGGAGTTGTCTTCCGCACCAGTGTGGAGCAGCGATATCCGAGCTGGCGTTGGGCTTGTTCTGGCCGGACTGGTGACCGATGGGACCACAGAGGTGCACGACGTGTACCACATTGATCGCGGTTACCCGGGGTTCGTCGAGACGATGCGCCAGTTGGGCGCTGACATCGAACGCAAGGTCGGTGACGAGGGACGGTGA
- a CDS encoding lipase family protein — MVTGQGEKFGKVGFYGYCQGGGASAAAVEEAASYAPDLEVAGAYDSAPPVDLSAVQRNIDGSDLVGAIGFTINSVLNYYPQLKPVLAERLSDQGMSMLDHISNKCTNEITDVYGHQHTSE, encoded by the coding sequence ATGGTGACCGGCCAGGGGGAGAAGTTCGGCAAGGTGGGGTTCTACGGTTACTGCCAGGGCGGGGGTGCCTCGGCCGCCGCGGTAGAAGAGGCCGCGTCCTACGCCCCCGATCTCGAGGTGGCCGGGGCGTACGACTCCGCACCTCCGGTGGACCTCAGTGCCGTCCAGCGCAACATCGATGGTTCCGACCTCGTCGGCGCCATCGGTTTCACCATCAACTCGGTGCTGAACTACTACCCCCAGCTTAAGCCCGTGCTGGCCGAGCGTCTCTCGGACCAGGGCATGAGCATGCTCGACCACATCTCCAACAAGTGCACCAACGAGATCACCGATGTGTACGGGCACCAGCACACCTCCGAATGA
- a CDS encoding MFS transporter gives MGDNTQSILRQPIAVWVTAMATAFAFMGIGLVDPILPAIAENLHATAAQVSMLFTSYFAVTAVMMLVTGAISSRIGGKATLLVGLTLIVVFAALSGLSTTVGQLVGFRAGWGVGNSLFVATALAVIVSVASGGKATAVILYEAALGVGMAVGPLAGALLGGMHWRAPFLGTAVLMAIAAILILLRLPATQKPAKRSSVLDPLRALTHRGLFGVSLSALFYYFGFFTVLAFTPFILHMGAYGVGAVFFGWGTALAVFSVMVAPAIQAKFGTANTTLSVLTGLALVLVGLGAFHRSIPVVIALVVISGALLGINNTMYTEMATGVSNTPQPIASAGYNFVRWIGGAAAPVTAAHLGEQYSPSIPYFVAAGVLVIALLPLLDARAFVEAHDPSQG, from the coding sequence GTGGGGGACAACACCCAGTCCATTCTCCGGCAGCCCATTGCCGTGTGGGTGACGGCCATGGCCACGGCCTTCGCCTTCATGGGCATCGGGCTGGTGGACCCGATCCTTCCGGCCATTGCGGAGAACCTCCATGCCACGGCGGCCCAGGTATCCATGCTGTTTACCAGCTACTTCGCGGTCACAGCAGTGATGATGCTCGTCACTGGCGCGATTTCCTCGCGCATCGGCGGTAAGGCCACCCTGCTGGTCGGGTTGACCCTCATCGTGGTCTTCGCAGCACTGTCCGGCCTCTCCACGACCGTCGGACAGCTCGTAGGCTTCCGCGCCGGATGGGGCGTGGGGAACTCCCTGTTCGTAGCCACAGCCCTCGCGGTCATCGTCTCCGTAGCTTCGGGCGGGAAAGCCACAGCCGTCATCCTTTACGAGGCCGCCCTGGGCGTGGGAATGGCCGTGGGCCCCCTTGCCGGAGCACTGTTGGGCGGCATGCACTGGCGCGCTCCCTTCCTCGGCACTGCGGTACTCATGGCCATTGCCGCCATTCTCATCCTCCTCCGCCTGCCCGCCACGCAGAAGCCAGCCAAGAGGTCCAGCGTTCTGGATCCCCTGCGTGCACTGACTCACCGGGGCCTATTCGGTGTTTCCCTCAGCGCGCTGTTCTACTACTTCGGGTTCTTCACGGTCTTGGCCTTCACGCCCTTCATCCTGCACATGGGGGCCTACGGGGTGGGTGCCGTCTTCTTCGGTTGGGGCACTGCCCTGGCGGTGTTCTCCGTGATGGTCGCACCGGCAATCCAAGCCAAGTTCGGCACGGCGAACACCACGCTCAGCGTTCTTACGGGGCTCGCACTCGTGCTCGTCGGACTCGGCGCGTTCCACCGCTCCATTCCGGTGGTCATTGCACTCGTTGTGATCTCCGGTGCGCTGCTCGGCATCAACAACACCATGTACACGGAGATGGCAACGGGGGTGTCCAATACCCCGCAGCCCATCGCCTCGGCCGGCTACAACTTCGTCCGCTGGATCGGCGGCGCCGCGGCACCCGTCACCGCGGCTCACCTCGGTGAGCAGTACAGCCCCAGCATCCCCTACTTCGTCGCCGCCGGCGTACTGGTCATCGCTCTCCTGCCGCTCCTCGATGCGCGGGCCTTCGTCGAGGCCCACGACCCCAGCCAGGGCTAA
- a CDS encoding enoyl-CoA hydratase-related protein, with amino-acid sequence MTTNPEEDNKPTYEAILTSVDGGVATIAINRPKALNALNSTVMEEVITAAEGYDRDPAIGAIVLTGGEKAFAAGADIKQMKDETYPEIAAKRMFLEWERLAELRTPLITAVSGYALGGGCEVAMLGDILLASETAVFGQPEINLGIIPGMGGTQRLTRAVGKFKAMDLILTGRNMDAEEAERSGLVSRVLPAENFDEEVAKIARTVAGKSQVATTAASAMVDAAYETTLRQGVRTERETFWSLFATQDQKEGMDAFANKRKPAWQNR; translated from the coding sequence GTGACAACTAACCCCGAGGAAGACAACAAGCCCACCTACGAAGCCATCCTGACCAGCGTCGACGGCGGTGTGGCCACCATCGCCATCAATCGCCCCAAGGCCCTCAACGCCCTCAACAGCACGGTGATGGAGGAAGTCATCACCGCAGCCGAGGGATACGACCGGGATCCCGCCATTGGGGCCATCGTCCTCACCGGCGGGGAAAAGGCCTTTGCCGCAGGCGCCGACATCAAGCAGATGAAGGACGAGACCTACCCGGAGATCGCCGCCAAGCGCATGTTCCTGGAATGGGAGCGCCTCGCCGAACTGCGCACGCCGCTCATCACGGCTGTATCCGGCTACGCCCTCGGCGGCGGGTGCGAGGTGGCCATGCTCGGTGACATTTTGCTGGCCAGCGAAACCGCCGTGTTCGGGCAACCGGAAATCAACCTGGGCATCATCCCCGGAATGGGCGGCACCCAGCGGCTCACCCGCGCGGTGGGCAAGTTCAAAGCCATGGACCTCATCCTCACCGGCCGGAATATGGATGCCGAGGAAGCAGAACGCTCCGGGCTGGTCTCCCGGGTGCTGCCAGCCGAGAATTTCGACGAGGAGGTGGCGAAGATCGCTCGGACGGTAGCCGGCAAGTCCCAGGTGGCCACCACGGCGGCGAGCGCCATGGTGGATGCGGCCTACGAAACTACGCTGCGTCAGGGGGTAAGGACGGAGCGGGAGACCTTCTGGTCCCTGTTTGCCACCCAGGATCAGAAGGAGGGCATGGACGCCTTCGCCAACAAGCGCAAGCCAGCGTGGCAGAACCGCTGA
- a CDS encoding ABC transporter ATP-binding protein: protein MAAAQVVAHATGLTKTYGTGEAKVVALAGVDVQFYQGQFTAIMGPSGSGKSTLMHCMAGLDSPTEGSSFIGDTNVVKLKDKELTTLRRDRLGFIFQSFNLVPTLTAAENITLPVDVAGRKVDTEWFDYITTRLGLKNRLNHRPSELSGGQQQRVACARALVAKPAIIFGDEPTGNLDSNSSTEVLNILRTAVDKDGQTVVIVTHDPRAASFADRVIFLADGNIVDELQSPTTDTILSTMSRLEGL, encoded by the coding sequence ATTGCCGCAGCTCAGGTGGTCGCCCATGCCACAGGGCTGACCAAGACGTACGGAACCGGGGAGGCCAAGGTTGTGGCCCTCGCCGGTGTCGACGTGCAGTTCTACCAAGGGCAATTCACCGCCATTATGGGCCCCTCAGGTTCCGGGAAATCCACCCTCATGCACTGCATGGCGGGTCTGGATAGCCCGACGGAGGGCTCGTCGTTTATCGGCGATACAAACGTGGTGAAGCTCAAGGATAAGGAGCTGACCACTTTGCGCCGGGATCGCTTAGGCTTCATCTTTCAGTCCTTCAACCTCGTTCCGACCCTGACTGCGGCAGAGAACATTACGCTCCCCGTGGACGTGGCCGGTCGCAAGGTGGACACCGAGTGGTTTGACTACATCACCACCCGCCTCGGCCTAAAAAACCGGCTCAATCACCGCCCGAGCGAACTATCCGGCGGTCAACAACAGCGCGTGGCCTGTGCCCGCGCCCTCGTCGCGAAACCCGCCATCATCTTCGGTGATGAACCTACCGGCAACCTCGATTCCAACAGTTCAACGGAGGTCCTCAACATCCTCCGCACCGCAGTGGACAAGGACGGCCAAACGGTGGTGATCGTGACCCATGATCCCCGCGCCGCCTCCTTCGCCGACCGCGTCATCTTCCTGGCCGATGGCAATATTGTCGACGAGCTCCAGAGCCCCACGACGGACACGATCCTGTCCACGATGTCCCGTCTCGAGGGGCTGTGA
- a CDS encoding DUF3239 domain-containing protein gives MTDFSFVVDEAYARRHNEFFRDARRLQIAAGVLAALLVTGAVVVVAVMGVRYKAIALAAILLTFALLCLVVIPVLPRTMGNPQRYYDMYALAPAVVAEVNARDMVLLALVDADADPAARSAATVRKPALVARTVTSVPGIPREVGARVPSMAVTGVRTIRNQHVFDEISPMPVAWGTGDETVWRAAEQAIPAAQWARLEKNVDRLAEVRQTKRDLLPLT, from the coding sequence ATGACCGATTTTTCGTTTGTTGTGGATGAGGCGTACGCCCGAAGGCACAACGAGTTCTTTCGCGATGCCCGCCGCCTGCAGATCGCCGCTGGGGTGCTCGCCGCGCTGTTGGTGACCGGGGCCGTGGTTGTGGTGGCGGTCATGGGCGTGCGCTACAAGGCGATCGCCCTGGCAGCCATCTTGCTGACCTTCGCCCTGCTATGCCTGGTGGTCATCCCGGTTCTTCCCCGCACGATGGGTAACCCGCAGCGATACTACGACATGTACGCCCTGGCCCCCGCCGTCGTGGCGGAGGTGAATGCCCGGGATATGGTGCTGCTCGCACTGGTTGACGCGGATGCGGATCCGGCAGCGCGGAGCGCGGCGACGGTGCGCAAGCCGGCGCTGGTCGCCCGGACAGTGACGTCGGTGCCGGGAATTCCCCGGGAGGTGGGTGCGCGCGTGCCCTCCATGGCGGTCACGGGAGTGCGCACAATCCGCAACCAGCACGTGTTCGACGAGATCTCCCCCATGCCGGTGGCCTGGGGAACGGGTGACGAAACCGTGTGGCGGGCTGCCGAGCAGGCGATCCCGGCGGCACAGTGGGCAAGGCTGGAAAAGAACGTCGACCGATTAGCAGAGGTGCGCCAGACGAAGCGGGATTTGCTGCCGCTCACCTAG
- a CDS encoding GNAT family N-acetyltransferase, translated as MEQTSSPGTNAAQGDSRLEVSRTESSYLLDVEGQRAGFADFLDRGEVRDFNHTVVFPEFRGRGLSAPLIEGALQDTRRAGLKVRPTCSAVARFIEGNPEYQDLVVQEG; from the coding sequence ATGGAACAGACATCATCCCCGGGCACGAACGCGGCACAGGGGGATAGCCGGTTGGAGGTCAGCCGCACAGAATCCAGCTACCTCCTGGATGTGGAGGGTCAGCGGGCGGGCTTCGCCGACTTTCTGGATCGCGGGGAGGTCCGGGACTTTAACCACACGGTAGTGTTCCCCGAGTTTCGCGGTCGGGGCTTATCCGCCCCGCTGATCGAGGGCGCTCTGCAGGATACCCGGCGGGCCGGGCTCAAGGTGCGGCCGACGTGTTCCGCAGTGGCGCGGTTCATTGAGGGCAACCCCGAGTACCAGGACTTAGTGGTGCAGGAGGGCTGA
- a CDS encoding MarR family winged helix-turn-helix transcriptional regulator, producing MAPQSTNSSDAHSDEPAPGQTSTSGSSSPSTRNEVLDLASTLRSAMRSGVHMVRLMDEGFELTTSQLATLNSLREGPLNITLLTRLKAVSQPTMSQHVSRLEKLGYVERAVSPDDARITLITLTGEGRAIANHNDSARDRALAEVLQKLDAKDRRALQDGLEVLKRTAQEFVSPRRDH from the coding sequence ATGGCACCTCAATCCACGAATTCCTCCGACGCGCATAGCGACGAGCCTGCCCCCGGGCAGACCTCCACCTCCGGAAGCAGTTCACCGTCCACTCGTAATGAAGTACTCGACCTCGCCTCGACGCTGCGGTCAGCGATGCGCTCCGGCGTGCACATGGTCCGCCTCATGGACGAGGGGTTCGAACTCACAACCTCGCAATTGGCTACGCTCAACTCGCTACGGGAGGGCCCGCTCAACATCACGCTACTCACCCGCCTTAAGGCAGTCTCGCAGCCGACGATGAGCCAACACGTCAGTCGCCTGGAAAAGCTGGGTTATGTGGAGAGGGCCGTGTCCCCCGACGATGCCCGCATCACCCTCATCACCCTAACCGGGGAAGGCCGCGCCATCGCTAACCACAACGACAGCGCTCGCGACCGCGCCCTGGCAGAGGTCCTGCAGAAGTTGGACGCCAAGGATCGGCGCGCCTTGCAGGACGGACTGGAAGTGCTCAAGCGGACCGCGCAGGAGTTTGTCAGCCCCCGTCGGGACCACTAG
- a CDS encoding DNA repair helicase XPB, with amino-acid sequence MGLGDGPLIVQSDKTVLLEIGHPDASDARNALAPFAELERAPEHIHTYRITPLALWNARAAGHDAEQVMHVLETYSRFPVPQPLLIDIADTMDRYGRLTLVKHPAHGLVLESTDPAVLAEIQRHRKIKPMLGTQVDADTVVVHPSERGRLKQELLKVGWPADDQAGYVDGEAHPIQLSTDEEQWQLRDYQQMATDSFWEGGSGVVVLPCGAGKTMVGAASMAKAQATTLILVTNTVAGHQWRDELLRRTTLTAEEIGEYSGERKQIRPVTIATYQVITRKTKGEFKALELFDSRDWGLIIYDEVHLLPAPVFRMTSDLQSRRRLGLTATLVREDGREGDVFSLIGPKRYDAPWKDIEAQGWIAPADCTEVRVQLTDAERMVYATAEQTDKYRLAATSGVKTRVVRQILSMHPDEPTLIIGAYVDQLQDIAEQLGVPVIDGSTRNAKREKLYQQFRDGEVQTLVVSKVANFSVDLPGASVAIQISGTFGSRQEEAQRLGRILRPKPGGGGAFFYSIVARDTLDADYAAHRQRFLAEQGYGYRIIDSVDLPDASA; translated from the coding sequence GTGGGACTAGGAGACGGCCCCCTCATCGTGCAGTCCGATAAAACCGTGCTGCTGGAGATCGGCCACCCCGACGCCTCCGACGCCCGCAACGCCCTGGCCCCCTTCGCCGAGCTAGAGCGAGCCCCGGAGCACATCCACACCTACCGCATCACGCCGCTGGCGCTGTGGAACGCGCGGGCCGCCGGGCACGACGCAGAACAAGTCATGCACGTCCTCGAGACCTACTCTCGCTTCCCCGTGCCCCAGCCGCTCCTCATCGACATCGCGGACACAATGGACCGCTACGGGCGCCTGACGCTGGTCAAACACCCCGCCCACGGGCTCGTCCTGGAAAGCACGGACCCGGCAGTCCTGGCCGAGATTCAGCGCCACCGGAAGATCAAACCCATGCTCGGCACCCAGGTGGATGCGGATACGGTCGTTGTCCACCCCTCCGAACGCGGTCGGCTAAAGCAGGAACTGCTCAAGGTGGGCTGGCCCGCCGATGACCAGGCCGGATATGTCGACGGGGAAGCCCACCCCATCCAACTGTCCACCGACGAGGAACAATGGCAGCTCCGGGATTACCAGCAGATGGCCACGGACAGCTTCTGGGAGGGCGGTTCCGGGGTGGTCGTACTGCCCTGCGGGGCGGGCAAGACGATGGTGGGCGCGGCGAGCATGGCCAAGGCCCAGGCGACCACCCTCATCCTCGTGACGAACACCGTCGCGGGGCACCAATGGCGCGATGAACTGCTGCGCCGTACTACGCTGACGGCCGAGGAAATCGGCGAGTATTCCGGGGAGCGCAAGCAAATTCGCCCCGTCACAATTGCCACCTATCAGGTGATCACGCGCAAAACCAAGGGCGAATTCAAAGCCCTGGAACTGTTCGATTCCCGCGACTGGGGGCTCATCATCTACGACGAGGTGCACCTGCTGCCCGCGCCAGTGTTTCGAATGACCAGTGACTTGCAGTCCCGTCGGCGCCTGGGGCTGACCGCCACCCTCGTGCGCGAGGACGGCCGGGAGGGGGACGTGTTCAGCCTCATCGGGCCCAAGCGCTACGACGCGCCCTGGAAGGATATCGAGGCCCAGGGGTGGATTGCCCCCGCAGATTGCACCGAGGTGCGCGTGCAACTGACGGATGCAGAGCGCATGGTCTACGCCACGGCGGAGCAAACGGATAAGTATCGCCTGGCCGCCACCAGCGGGGTGAAGACCCGGGTCGTGCGGCAGATCCTGAGCATGCACCCCGATGAACCAACCCTCATCATCGGCGCCTACGTGGACCAGCTACAGGACATCGCCGAGCAACTTGGGGTGCCCGTTATCGACGGGTCCACCCGAAACGCGAAGCGGGAGAAGCTCTACCAGCAATTCCGCGACGGAGAGGTGCAGACGCTGGTGGTGAGCAAGGTGGCGAACTTCTCGGTAGACCTGCCCGGCGCGTCGGTGGCAATCCAGATCTCCGGAACGTTTGGCTCCCGCCAGGAGGAAGCACAGCGCCTGGGGCGGATTCTACGGCCGAAGCCCGGTGGCGGAGGGGCCTTTTTCTACTCCATCGTGGCAAGGGATACCCTCGATGCGGACTATGCCGCGCACCGCCAGCGATTCCTGGCGGAGCAAGGGTATGGGTATCGCATAATAGACAGCGTGGATCTACCCGACGCCTCTGCCTAG
- the ramA gene encoding acetate metabolism transcriptional regulator RamA has translation MDQQRHRDDDEAISNALNALKRATLVPVITYGACTGDGKLQITKWLGLKTKALENLVVIPGAGVGGRVLLTRRPVGVSDYTRAKSISHDFDAQMREENLHSIVAVPVIVRRDLQGVLYAGTHSRERMGDKILEEVIMTARCLEQDLAINQALRGQGDPARAVASPSRSMSGAEWEQVRATHSKLRMLASKVDDVGLRRDLNSLCDQMVSPVRLKQVAQLSARELDVLSCVALGHTNLEAAEEMGIGAETVKSYLRSVMRKLGAHTRYEAVNAARRIGALP, from the coding sequence GTGGACCAGCAACGTCACCGCGACGATGACGAGGCCATTAGCAATGCGTTGAATGCCCTGAAGCGAGCAACACTCGTTCCGGTCATCACCTACGGTGCCTGTACCGGGGACGGAAAGCTGCAGATCACGAAATGGCTGGGCTTAAAAACAAAGGCGCTAGAGAATCTCGTTGTCATTCCGGGGGCGGGAGTGGGCGGACGGGTGCTGCTGACCCGGCGCCCGGTAGGGGTTTCCGATTACACCCGGGCGAAGTCGATTAGCCACGATTTTGACGCTCAAATGCGGGAAGAGAACCTGCATTCCATCGTGGCCGTGCCCGTCATCGTGCGGCGCGACCTGCAGGGGGTCCTTTACGCCGGCACCCATTCCCGGGAGCGCATGGGGGACAAGATCCTGGAAGAGGTCATCATGACCGCGCGGTGCCTGGAGCAAGACTTGGCAATCAACCAGGCCCTCCGCGGACAGGGCGATCCCGCTCGGGCCGTCGCCTCCCCCTCCCGGTCCATGTCCGGGGCGGAATGGGAGCAGGTGCGCGCCACGCACTCGAAACTGAGGATGCTGGCCAGCAAGGTGGACGATGTCGGCCTGCGGCGCGACCTAAACTCCCTGTGCGATCAGATGGTTTCGCCCGTGCGGCTCAAGCAGGTCGCCCAGCTTTCGGCGCGGGAACTCGACGTGCTGTCTTGCGTGGCCCTGGGCCACACCAACCTGGAGGCAGCCGAGGAGATGGGCATCGGGGCGGAAACGGTCAAGAGTTATCTGCGTTCGGTGATGCGCAAGCTGGGGGCACACACGCGCTACGAGGCTGTGAACGCTGCCCGCAGAATCGGCGCCCTGCCGTGA
- a CDS encoding DUF2505 family protein, whose product MAKTKRFTLQTNLPIERVYTVVSGDTYLLTMEGSRDEESTEILYAQREDRPDGTVCAEVHGAPFQDEGDGEGDGDGVGADSTERAVIRQITQVTPLTEQGFGVHSSAGLPQDMGTMTSVLAYRPIEDGTQVDVEFTADVSVPLVGGMIEKRFLSEVEETVGRGMRRIEFLDARS is encoded by the coding sequence ATGGCCAAGACCAAGCGCTTCACGCTGCAGACGAATTTGCCGATCGAGCGGGTTTACACCGTGGTCAGTGGGGATACCTACCTGCTGACCATGGAGGGGAGTAGGGACGAGGAAAGCACCGAGATCCTGTACGCCCAGCGGGAGGACCGCCCGGACGGGACCGTATGCGCTGAGGTACACGGTGCCCCCTTCCAGGACGAGGGGGATGGGGAAGGTGATGGCGATGGGGTCGGCGCCGATTCGACCGAGCGGGCGGTGATTCGGCAGATAACGCAGGTCACCCCCCTCACGGAGCAGGGCTTCGGGGTGCACAGCAGCGCTGGCCTACCACAGGACATGGGGACCATGACGAGCGTGCTGGCCTACCGTCCGATCGAGGACGGAACACAGGTTGACGTGGAATTCACTGCGGACGTCAGCGTCCCATTAGTTGGTGGAATGATCGAAAAGAGGTTCCTGTCCGAGGTAGAGGAAACGGTGGGGCGCGGGATGCGGCGCATCGAATTTTTGGACGCCAGGAGCTAG